One part of the Aurantibacillus circumpalustris genome encodes these proteins:
- a CDS encoding porin has product MKIRLLLTLFALLNITISGFSQNTKISFGKGLKFITKDSSMSMKLTFRFQTLFVAEQTLTDKGKLADDFTSQFMIRRARIKLDGFVYKPTIQYKVELALSNRDVGLGKINGDEVNFNAASNIILDAVIKWEFAKHTQLWVGQTKLPSNRERVISSQKLQFVDRSLLNNEFNLDRDIGMHLRHKTKFGESFTTKEIICVTLGEGRNVTSHNDDGFCYTGRFEILPFGEFAGGGDYVGSDLEREQKPKLAIGATYDYNDNAKRSRGQLGSFIKVDSLVRDIQSIHTDFMFKFKGFSVMGEYAKRFVAERLDPSAYYIGTAYNIQAGYLFKNNVELAGRFTELRPDKWNVSKGELIRGDKTTQFTLGLSKYFVKHNLKIQTDISSTSMDRNLNKDLMYRCQIELQF; this is encoded by the coding sequence ATGAAAATTAGACTACTACTCACCCTGTTTGCTTTACTAAACATAACTATTTCAGGCTTTAGTCAAAACACCAAAATTAGCTTTGGTAAAGGCTTAAAATTTATTACTAAAGATTCAAGTATGAGTATGAAACTTACATTTAGGTTCCAAACTCTCTTTGTTGCTGAGCAAACATTAACAGATAAAGGAAAATTAGCCGACGATTTTACAAGTCAATTCATGATTAGACGTGCACGTATAAAACTAGACGGTTTCGTTTATAAACCAACCATTCAGTATAAGGTTGAGCTTGCCCTTTCTAACCGAGATGTGGGCCTAGGAAAAATTAATGGTGATGAAGTAAATTTTAATGCAGCAAGTAACATCATATTAGACGCGGTAATAAAGTGGGAATTCGCAAAACACACACAATTATGGGTTGGTCAAACAAAACTGCCGAGTAATAGAGAGCGGGTTATTTCCTCCCAAAAACTTCAATTTGTAGATAGAAGTCTTCTTAACAATGAATTCAACTTAGACCGTGATATTGGCATGCATTTAAGACACAAAACCAAGTTTGGTGAAAGTTTCACAACCAAAGAAATTATCTGTGTTACTTTGGGAGAAGGAAGAAATGTAACTTCTCATAACGATGACGGATTTTGTTATACCGGAAGATTTGAAATACTTCCTTTTGGAGAATTTGCTGGTGGTGGTGATTATGTTGGTTCTGACCTTGAACGCGAGCAAAAACCAAAGCTAGCAATTGGTGCAACTTACGATTATAATGATAATGCCAAAAGGTCTAGAGGACAGTTAGGTTCATTTATTAAGGTAGACTCATTAGTTAGAGACATTCAATCAATTCACACTGACTTTATGTTCAAATTTAAAGGCTTTTCTGTTATGGGAGAATATGCTAAACGTTTTGTTGCTGAAAGATTAGATCCTAGCGCATACTATATTGGCACAGCCTACAATATTCAAGCGGGTTACTTATTTAAAAACAATGTGGAACTTGCAGGCCGCTTTACAGAGCTTCGTCCCGACAAATGGAATGTTAGCAAAGGCGAACTTATACGCGGAGATAAAACAACGCAGTTTACACTTGGACTATCTAAATATTTCGTAAAACATAATTTAAAAATTCAAACCGATATTAGTTCAACTTCAATGGATAGAAATCTTAATAAAGACTTAATGTATCGCTGTCAAATTGAACTGCAATTCTAG
- a CDS encoding T9SS type A sorting domain-containing protein: MKKLLFLSSLMFSFILLNGQSSSKLIGCYWNGTAEVTRHLNLSNGAFTNLANVSGVSGIIQGESTYDETNKRYFFYSTAGIALIDAPSGTLISMLTPTPHLYGIEYDLNTSCLLGTNFIGSVWSFVSFNPLNGLTTTINTLAGVSGFAQGESTFDATGSRYFMRTTNGIVIINSTSGGVQNTINNTTFKGMQYNSNTSELIGTFWNGSAEIYATMNIATGAVTNVATLPGVTSIVQGESTFDVVGNRYFIRTNLGVTVINALTGAILSSVPGLPDIGSIEYIGNVDPCGSFVYSLPAQINATSGSSALFSIASNTILSYQWQSNPAGFGWMNVVNNSNYSGATSSALTVSSLSLQNHLQPFRVIISSGVCDDTSNVSVINISDTCVVTIYDTLLVGNGAKLSDPDISPLIVYPNPSTNLLNVENNDVISWSDYSIEISNNIGEIVFIQKVNQKHIEIDVSRFKGIYFIQARDKNNKTIEAKKIVIQ; the protein is encoded by the coding sequence ATGAAAAAACTACTATTTTTATCAAGCCTTATGTTCAGTTTCATTTTGCTGAACGGACAAAGCTCAAGCAAGCTAATTGGTTGTTACTGGAATGGAACAGCTGAAGTTACAAGACATTTAAACCTTTCAAATGGCGCATTTACTAATCTGGCAAATGTTTCAGGTGTATCGGGCATTATTCAAGGCGAAAGCACCTATGACGAAACAAACAAGCGTTATTTTTTCTACAGCACTGCGGGTATTGCACTAATTGATGCGCCAAGTGGAACTCTCATTAGTATGCTTACACCAACACCGCATCTTTACGGAATAGAATACGATTTGAATACAAGCTGTTTGCTTGGTACTAATTTTATTGGATCTGTTTGGTCATTTGTTTCTTTTAATCCTCTAAATGGACTAACTACAACAATAAACACTCTCGCAGGTGTGAGCGGGTTTGCGCAAGGAGAAAGTACGTTTGACGCTACTGGCAGCCGCTATTTTATGAGAACCACCAATGGAATTGTCATTATTAATTCAACTAGCGGCGGCGTTCAGAATACAATTAACAACACAACATTTAAGGGAATGCAGTACAATAGCAATACTAGTGAGCTTATAGGGACTTTTTGGAATGGTTCTGCCGAAATTTATGCCACTATGAACATAGCTACTGGTGCAGTTACAAATGTGGCAACACTACCAGGTGTAACCTCGATAGTTCAGGGTGAAAGCACTTTTGATGTAGTTGGAAATAGGTATTTTATACGCACAAATCTTGGTGTTACAGTAATCAACGCTTTAACAGGCGCTATTTTATCTTCAGTTCCAGGCTTACCTGATATAGGGAGCATAGAATATATTGGAAATGTTGATCCTTGCGGCTCTTTTGTATACTCTTTGCCTGCTCAGATTAACGCGACTAGCGGCAGCTCAGCATTGTTTTCAATTGCGTCGAATACAATACTTAGTTATCAATGGCAGTCTAATCCAGCGGGATTTGGATGGATGAACGTAGTAAATAATTCTAATTATTCCGGAGCGACAAGTTCTGCCCTAACAGTTAGTTCTTTATCTCTGCAAAATCATTTACAGCCATTTAGAGTTATTATTAGTTCTGGCGTTTGCGACGATACTTCTAATGTATCTGTAATCAATATTTCCGATACTTGTGTAGTTACAATTTATGATACACTTTTAGTGGGAAACGGCGCTAAGCTATCTGATCCGGACATCTCCCCTTTAATCGTTTATCCTAATCCCTCGACAAACCTTTTGAATGTTGAAAACAACGACGTTATATCCTGGTCAGATTATTCAATTGAAATAAGTAATAACATAGGCGAAATTGTTTTTATACAAAAGGTCAATCAAAAACATATTGAGATTGATGTTTCACGCTTTAAAGGAATTTATTTTATTCAAGCACGAGACAAAAACAATAAAACTATTGAAGCAAAGAAAATAGTTATTCAGTAA
- the pstC gene encoding phosphate ABC transporter permease subunit PstC has protein sequence MKLREKFIESVLFLCGTIGVLTTLGIVYVLFSESFDFFTKVSIVDFLTDTQWTPLFSEKHFGILPLISGTLLTTFIAILVALPIGLTIAIYLNEYAPKKLRLYVKPVLEILGAIPTVVYGYFALMVVTPILQNIFPSMAGFNAMSAGIVMGIMILPLISSLSEDALFSVPKSLREASYGMGATRFQTSFKVLVPAASSGIMVSVILGISRAIGETMIVAIAAGQQPRLTLNPMVPVETITTYIVQVSMGDVARGSLEYQTIFAAGITLFLFTFLLNNLSFWIKKRFQEKYE, from the coding sequence ATGAAATTAAGAGAAAAATTTATAGAAAGTGTGCTTTTTCTTTGTGGAACTATAGGCGTACTAACTACTCTTGGAATTGTGTACGTACTCTTTAGTGAATCGTTCGACTTCTTTACCAAGGTTTCTATAGTTGATTTTTTAACTGATACGCAATGGACTCCGCTGTTTTCTGAAAAACACTTTGGTATTTTACCACTCATTTCAGGAACATTACTCACAACATTTATTGCCATACTAGTAGCCTTGCCAATTGGACTTACGATTGCCATCTATCTTAATGAGTATGCTCCAAAAAAACTCAGGCTCTATGTTAAACCAGTACTTGAAATTCTTGGCGCAATTCCAACAGTAGTATATGGTTATTTCGCCTTAATGGTTGTAACACCTATTCTACAAAACATCTTTCCGAGTATGGCGGGATTTAATGCCATGAGTGCAGGAATTGTAATGGGTATTATGATCTTACCCTTAATTTCTTCTTTAAGTGAAGACGCTTTATTTTCAGTACCCAAATCTTTACGCGAAGCCTCTTATGGCATGGGAGCTACACGTTTTCAAACATCGTTTAAAGTGTTGGTACCAGCTGCTTCTTCAGGAATAATGGTTTCCGTAATTTTAGGTATTTCAAGGGCAATTGGCGAAACAATGATTGTAGCTATTGCAGCCGGGCAACAACCCAGATTAACTTTAAATCCGATGGTGCCTGTTGAAACCATTACTACTTATATTGTACAGGTTAGTATGGGAGATGTAGCGAGAGGTTCACTAGAATATCAAACCATTTTCGCAGCAGGTATTACTTTATTTCTCTTTACATTTTTATTAAATAATT
- a CDS encoding PstS family phosphate ABC transporter substrate-binding protein, whose protein sequence is MRKQTLNIVFSGLLGIFLLSCGSKETKDENQNGSESLLGNITIDGSSTVYPITEAVAEEFMKVASQVRVTAGLSGTGGGFKKFARAEMDINDASRPIKASEDSVCASNNVKYIELKVGYDGLAVVVSPENTWCNDITVEELKMMWEPAAQGKIKTWNQIRKDWPNQEIHLFGPGVESGTYDYFTEVIVGKSHSSRGDYTASEDDNVLVQGIKSDKNAIGFFGLAYYTENSSILKLVGVNSGNGAVLPSEETVKNKTYSPLGRPLFIYVNDKAAARKEVQVFVDFYLENTKTLTAEVGYVPLSDTEVADERAKFSSFIKNISPAN, encoded by the coding sequence ATGAGAAAACAAACATTAAACATTGTATTTAGCGGATTATTAGGAATCTTTTTATTAAGCTGTGGAAGTAAAGAAACGAAAGATGAGAACCAGAATGGTTCAGAAAGTTTATTGGGAAACATTACTATTGACGGTTCAAGTACAGTATATCCTATTACTGAAGCTGTTGCAGAAGAGTTTATGAAAGTTGCCAGCCAGGTGCGAGTAACAGCAGGTTTATCAGGAACTGGTGGTGGATTTAAAAAATTTGCAAGAGCAGAAATGGACATTAACGATGCTTCTCGTCCCATTAAAGCAAGTGAAGACAGTGTTTGCGCATCAAATAATGTTAAATATATTGAGTTAAAAGTAGGATACGATGGATTAGCTGTTGTTGTTAGTCCCGAAAACACTTGGTGTAATGATATTACTGTTGAAGAATTAAAAATGATGTGGGAACCAGCTGCGCAAGGAAAAATTAAAACATGGAATCAAATTCGTAAAGATTGGCCAAACCAAGAAATTCATCTTTTTGGTCCTGGTGTTGAAAGCGGCACTTACGATTATTTTACAGAAGTAATTGTTGGAAAAAGTCATTCAAGCCGTGGAGATTATACTGCAAGTGAAGATGATAACGTTTTGGTACAAGGAATAAAATCAGACAAAAATGCAATTGGATTTTTTGGCTTAGCTTATTATACAGAAAACTCTTCAATTCTTAAATTAGTTGGTGTAAATAGTGGAAACGGTGCTGTGCTTCCATCAGAAGAAACAGTTAAAAACAAAACATATTCTCCATTAGGTCGTCCATTATTTATTTATGTTAACGATAAAGCCGCTGCTCGTAAAGAGGTACAAGTTTTTGTTGATTTTTATCTTGAAAATACTAAAACCTTAACTGCAGAAGTAGGTTATGTTCCTTTAAGCGATACTGAAGTTGCTGATGAAAGAGCTAAATTCAGTTCATTTATTAAGAATATTTCGCCTGCAAATTAA
- the kdsA gene encoding 3-deoxy-8-phosphooctulonate synthase: MSKKIVKVGNIECGSSELFLISGPCVIEDEKIMMATAEKLKEVSERLKIKIIYKSSFLKDNRSSLKYYDGPGIEKGMKILAKVKEQFGFPLITDIHESYQAAIAGEVCDVLQIPAYLCMQSSLLVAAAKTGKVVNIKHGQFLAPDNMKHPMQKCIDAGNDNIILTERGYVFGYNDLIVDPRSFYHMNKLGYPVVFDVTHCVRKYGIPSSDAKGGAREFLPVLGRAGVASGVDGLFVETHPDPSTALCDAASQLCVYDLEEYLKPLIELHNVVRKYETVSA; this comes from the coding sequence ATGAGCAAGAAAATTGTAAAAGTTGGCAACATTGAATGTGGGTCAAGCGAGTTGTTTTTAATTAGCGGACCATGCGTGATTGAAGATGAAAAAATAATGATGGCCACTGCCGAAAAATTAAAAGAAGTAAGTGAGCGTCTTAAGATTAAAATTATTTATAAATCAAGTTTTTTAAAAGATAACCGCAGTAGCTTAAAATACTACGATGGTCCTGGTATAGAAAAAGGGATGAAAATTCTTGCAAAGGTGAAAGAACAATTTGGTTTTCCTTTGATAACAGATATTCACGAAAGTTATCAGGCAGCTATTGCCGGAGAAGTATGTGACGTACTTCAAATACCAGCCTATTTGTGTATGCAAAGTAGCTTGCTAGTTGCAGCAGCAAAAACAGGTAAGGTGGTAAATATTAAACACGGTCAATTTTTAGCACCAGATAACATGAAGCATCCCATGCAAAAATGTATTGATGCAGGAAATGATAATATTATTTTAACCGAGCGCGGTTATGTTTTTGGTTACAATGATTTGATAGTTGATCCACGCAGTTTTTATCACATGAATAAATTGGGTTATCCTGTGGTGTTTGACGTAACACATTGTGTTAGAAAGTATGGCATACCAAGTTCAGATGCTAAAGGCGGCGCTCGTGAGTTTTTACCAGTATTGGGTAGAGCAGGAGTAGCTAGTGGGGTTGATGGTTTGTTTGTAGAAACACATCCTGATCCTTCAACAGCTCTGTGTGACGCAGCTTCTCAATTATGTGTTTATGATTTAGAAGAATATTTGAAACCGCTTATTGAATTGCATAACGTGGTTAGAAAATACGAGACAGTTTCCGCATAA